In a single window of the Planctomycetia bacterium genome:
- a CDS encoding ABC transporter ATP-binding protein, translating to MTVILEASGLRVEYGKTVALDDFSLSLRGGDLLGMIGPNGAGKTTSLKAIAGLQPIAAGRVQVMGETIEPGNVGAISRIGFAPDTPPVYEEMNVEDFLRFIGKAYRLQDEEIEERTGFWLEQLWLTDKRTSKIKALSRGMRQRLTVARTLLPNPTLALLDEPAAGLDPAGRVQFRKMLGSLRDQGKALIVSSHILADLHEYCTHIAIMEGGKLKQFGTVAQVVGGSEDNRCLYHVTLARVEPDAGRILAEIPSLTHIEVHGREISFEFEHDDTAAADLLARLMRAGLTVASFSPTDHDLEQAYLRTGIKQVD from the coding sequence TTGACGGTCATTCTGGAAGCGTCGGGCCTTCGGGTGGAATACGGGAAGACCGTTGCGCTGGATGATTTTTCGCTGAGCCTGCGCGGGGGGGACCTGCTGGGGATGATCGGGCCGAACGGAGCGGGGAAGACGACGAGCCTGAAGGCGATCGCGGGTTTGCAGCCGATTGCGGCGGGGCGCGTTCAGGTGATGGGCGAGACGATCGAGCCGGGGAACGTGGGGGCGATCTCGCGGATCGGCTTCGCGCCGGATACGCCGCCGGTCTATGAAGAGATGAACGTGGAAGATTTTCTGCGGTTCATCGGCAAGGCGTACCGGCTTCAGGATGAAGAGATTGAGGAGAGAACGGGCTTCTGGCTGGAGCAGCTTTGGCTGACTGACAAGCGGACTTCGAAGATCAAAGCGCTGTCGCGGGGAATGCGACAGCGGCTGACGGTGGCACGAACGCTTCTGCCGAACCCGACGTTGGCGCTGTTGGATGAGCCGGCGGCTGGGCTGGACCCTGCGGGGCGGGTTCAGTTTCGAAAAATGCTGGGGAGCCTTCGCGATCAGGGGAAGGCGCTGATTGTGAGTTCGCACATTCTCGCGGACCTGCACGAGTACTGCACCCACATCGCGATCATGGAGGGCGGCAAGCTCAAGCAGTTCGGGACAGTCGCGCAGGTGGTGGGCGGGAGCGAGGACAATCGGTGCCTTTACCATGTCACCCTGGCGCGGGTGGAGCCGGACGCCGGGCGGATACTGGCTGAGATTCCTTCGCTGACGCATATCGAGGTTCATGGGCGGGAGATTTCGTTTGAGTTCGAGCACGATGACACGGCCGCGGCGGACCTCCTTGCGCGATTGATGCGCGCGGGGCTGACGGTGGCGAGCTTTAGCCCGACGGATCATGACCTGGAGCAGGCGTATCTTCGGACGGGCATCAAGCAGGTGGATTAG